Proteins from a genomic interval of Trifolium pratense cultivar HEN17-A07 linkage group LG6, ARS_RC_1.1, whole genome shotgun sequence:
- the LOC123892376 gene encoding amino acid transporter AVT1D: MKLDDDLGPDREDHFQTDDEENQADRDFENDDDDDDDDTDSDKNSPHSNEVHFNTTWPQTYRTSMDMLTSVSLSLTPTGISFLKKIGTTGKNSFISKENQDDSNSWTIPLIAEEETPIKQEQSTSTSPVISDIKLVSTPKISAIEIPPQQRQCSFVQSVINGTNILCGIGLMTIPYAVKEGGLLSLSLLLMFALICCYTGILLKRCLECYPGISSYPDIGHAAFGIVGRLGIAIILYMELFASSVEFLILVSDNLSSLFPNTSMTLAGIELGSHQVFAITAAVLVLPTVWLKNLSLLSYISVGGIFATILVSLCLFWVGAIDQVGYINQEYKFLDIENISVSIGLFGFGFAGHAVFPNIYSSMKEPSKFPLVLYISFAFCLVMYLSVGIVGYIMFGENIKSQFTLNMPKELYASKIAIWTTVVTPLAKYALTLLPIASSIEELVPSRLRCYAMSIVIRTILVISCLVVALSFPYFGSVMALIGSMMSMLVALIYPCACYLKLQSGRLSNMQIINCILVIIVGVICAMIGTYSATTRISSGGD; this comes from the exons ATGAAGCTTGATGACGATCTTGGTCCTGACCGTGAAGATCATTTTCAAACGGATGATGAAGAAAATCAAGCAGATAGAGattttgaaaatgatgatgatgacgacgacGACGATACCGATTCAGATAAAAATTCTCCTCATTCTAATGAGGTTCATTTTAATACCACATGGCCTCAAACCTATAG GACATCAATGGACATGTTAACAAGTGTAAGTTTGAGTTTGACACCAACTGGAATTAGTTTCCTAAAGAAAATTGGTACAACAGGAAAGAATAGTTTTATCTCTAAGGAAAATCAAGATGATTCCAATTCTTGGACAATACCTCTTATTGCTGAAGAGGAAACTCCAATCAAACAAGAGCAGTCAACTTCAACATCTCCTGTTATTTCTGACATCAAACTTGTCAGCACTCCAAAAATCTCTGCCATTGAAATTCCACCACAACAGAGACAATGTTCCTTTGTTCAATCAGTAATTAATG GGACGAATATATTATGTGGGATAGGACTTATGACCATTCCATATGCAGTAAAAGAAGGAGGGTTGTTGAGTCTTTCATTACTGTTAATGTTTGCTCTTATTTGTTGTTATACTGGGATTTTATTGAAGAGATGTTTGGAATGCTACCCTGGAATCAGCAGTTATCCAGATATTGGCCACGCTGCTTTTGGAATCGTTGGTCGCTTGGGGATTGCG ATCATTTTATACATGGAACTATTT GCTTCTTCTGTGGAGTTTTTAATACTAGTAAGTGATAACCTCTCATCACTTTTCCCCAACACCAGTATGACTTTAGCCGGTATAGAACTTGGTTCACATCAAGTTTTTGCCATCACTGCAGCTGTTCTTGTTTTACCAACAGTTTGGTTGAAAAATCTAAGCCTACTTTCATATATTTCAG TTGGAGGAATATTTGCAACAATACTTGTATCACTTTGCTTGTTTTGGGTTGGTGCAATAGACCAAGTTGGATATATTAATCAAGAATATAAATTCCTAGACATCGAAAACATATCCGTATCAATTGGTCTCTTTGGTTTTGGATTTGCTGGCCATGCTGTTTTTCCAAATATCTATTCATCTATGAAGGAACCATCCAAATTCCCATTAGTTCTATATATCAG TTTTGCTTTCTGTCTTGTAATGTACCTCAGTGTAGGAATAGTTGGCTATATAATGTTTGGCGAAAATATTAAATCTCAGTTTACTTTAAACATGCCGAAAGAATTATATGCATCCAAGATAGCAATTTGGACAACT GTTGTGACTCCTCTTGCAAAGTATGCTTTAACATTATTGCCTATTGCATCAAGCATTGAGGAACTTGTCCCTTCTAGGCTAAGATGTTATGCTATGTCTATTGTTATCAGAACAATTTTGGTGATTTCATGTTTAGTTGTGGCTCTCTCTTTTCCATATTTTG GTTCTGTGATGGCACTAATTGGTTCTATGATGTCAATGCTAGTT GCTCTTATTTATCCTTGTGCATGTTATCTCAAGCTACAGAGTGGCAGATTATCAAATATGCAG ATAATAAATTGCATTTTGGTTATTATTGTGGGGGTGATATGCGCTATGATAGGAACATACTCAGCTACTACAAGAATATCTAGTGGTGGAGACTAA
- the LOC123889142 gene encoding laccase-17-like — protein sequence MGFVYLNMSSFMRAMLIVLCALWILPELAHAKHVRTRHYKFNIKLQNVTRLCQTKSIVTVNGQFPGPRIIAREGDRVVIKVVNHVQNNVSIHWHGIRQLRSGWADGPAYITQCPIQAGQSFVYNFTIIGQRGTLWWHAHISWLRSTLHGPIVILPKRHVPYPFPHPYKEIPIILGEWWKADTEAIINQAIQTGLAPNNSDAHTLNGLPGPLHNCAAKDTFKLKVEPGKTYLLRIINAALNDEMFFSIANHTLHVVEADAVYVKPFRTNIVLITPGQTTNVLLKTKSKTPNAKFVIASRPYATGPASFDNTTAIGFLEYKKHSLSNTKSKNHTLFRPKLPKFNDTIFAMNFNKKFHSLANKKFPAKVPKTVDRHFYFTVGLGISQCSKNQQCQGPNNTRVAAAINNVSFVMPNTALLQAHFFNKSKGIFTTDFPTNPPHKFNYTGTSPKNMMVTSGTKVVVLPYNAKVELVLQDTNIIGAESHPLHLHGFNFFIVGQGNGNFDPKNDPSKFNLVDPVERNTAGVPSGGWVALRFLADNPGVWFMHCHLEVHTSWGLKMAWIVQDGKLHNQKLPPPPSDLPTC from the exons ATGGGTTTTGTTTATCTCAACATGTCAAGTTTCATGAGAGCAATGTTGATTGTGTTATGTGCTTTGTGGATATTGCCAGAGCTAGCACATGCAAAACATGTTAGAACAAGGCATTATAAGTTTAAT ATCAAATTGCAAAATGTCACAAGACTTTGTCAAACAAAGAGCATTGTAACTGTCAATGGACAATTTCCGGGTCCTAGAATCATTGCAAGAGAAGGCGACAGAGTCGTAATTAAAGTGGTTAATCACGTTCAGAACAATGTTTCCATTCATTG GCACGGAATTCGCCAACTAAGAAGTGGTTGGGCAGATGGACCTGCATATATAACACAATGTCCAATTCAGGCAGGCCAAAGTTTTGTTTACAACTTCACAATTATAGGCCAAAGAGGAACATTGTGGTGGCATGCACATATCTCATGGCTTAGATCTACTCTTCATGGTCCTATTGTCATTCTTCCCAAAAGACATGTGCCTTACCCATTTCCTCATCCCTACAAAGAAATCCCCATTATATTAG GGGAGTGGTGGAAAGCAGACACAGAAGCAATTATAAATCAAGCTATACAAACAGGATTGGCACCTAATAACTCAGATGCTCACACTCTCAATGGCCTTCCAGGTCCTCTCCACAACTGTGCAGCTAAAG ATACCTTCAAGCTCAAGGTTGAACCAGGAAAAACATATCTACTTAGAATAATCAATGCTGCACTCAATGATGAAATGTTCTTTAGCATTGCTAATCACACCCTCCATGTTGTCGAAGCCGATGCAGTATATGTAAAGCCATTTAGAACCAACATTGTTCTCATCACACCAGGTCAAACAACCAATGTCCTTCTCAAAACCAAATCCAAAACCCCAAATGCAAAATTTGTCATAGCTTCAAGACCTTATGCTACAGGTCCAGCATCTTTTGACAACACAACAGCGATTGGTTTCTTGGAGTACAAGAAACACTCACTTTCAAACACTAAATCAAAAAACCATACTCTTTTTAGACCAAAACTTCCTAAATTCAATGACACTATCTTTGCAATGaacttcaacaaaaaatttcatagcTTAGCCAACAAGAAATTCCCAGCAAAAGTTCCGAAAACTGTTGATCGACACTTTTATTTCACTGTTGGTTTAGGAATAAGTCAATGTTCAAAAAACCAACAATGTCAAGGACCAAATAACACAAGAGTAGCAGCAGCGATTAATAATGTTTCATTTGTTATGCCAAACACTGCTTTACTTCAAGCTCATTTTTTCAACAAATCTAAAGGAATTTTCACTACTGACTTTCCTACTAATCCACCTCATAAATTCAACTACACTGGTACATCACCAAAGAACATGATGGTAACTAGTGGAACTAAGGTTGTTGTGTTACCATACAATGCCAAAGTTGAGTTGGTTTTGCAAGATACAAATATTATTGGAGCTGAGAGTCATCCATTGCATCTTCATggatttaatttctttattgttGGTCAAGGAAATGGAAATTTTGACCCTAAAAATGATCCTTCTAAGTTCAATTTGGTTGATCCTGTTGAAAGGAACACTGCTGGTGTCCCATCTGGTGGTTGGGTTGCTTTGAGATTCCTTGCAGATAATCCAG
- the LOC123889143 gene encoding aspartic proteinase PCS1 yields MRCTIFTNPFLKILSFIILQTLPLITQTKMLTLPLKSQVIPSGYLPRPPNKLRFHHNVSLTVSITVGTPPQNVSLVIDTGSELSWLHCNNTTNRVSPDPFFNPNFSSSYKPVPCSSTTCTTRTRDFPIPASCDSNNLCHATLSYADFSSSEGNLAFDTFGFGGSDNPGIVFGCMESSISTNSDGDANATGLMGMNLGSLSFVSQLKIPKFSYCISGSDFSGILLLGGSNFSWTGSLNYTPLVQISTPLPYFDRAAYTIRLMEIRVSNKSLNLSESVLVPDHTGAGQTMFDLGTQFTFLLGPVYSALKEEFLNQTNSTLRVLDDPNFAFEVGMDLCFRVPLNQSKLPEIPSVSLVFDGAEMRVSGEQLLYRVPGRVVGNDSVYCFTFGNSDLLGVESFIIGHHQQQNMWMEFDLVKSRIGLAHVRCDLVSQKVLGLG; encoded by the coding sequence ATGAGATGCACCATTTTCACAAACCCATTTCTCAAAATTCTCAGTTTCATCATTCTACAAACTCTACCACTcataacacaaacaaaaatGCTAACTTTACCACTCAAATCACAAGTTATTCCATCTGGGTATCTTCCAAGACCACCAAACAAGCTTCGTTTTCATCACAATGTTAGTCTTACAGTTTCAATTACTGTTGGCACCCCCCCACAAAACGTGTCATTAGTAATTGACACAGGAAGTGAACTTTCATGGCTTCATTGTAACAATACAACAAACCGGGTTTCACCTGACCCGTTTTTTAACCcgaatttttcttcttcctatAAGCCAGTTCCTTGTTCTTCAACTACTTGCACGACCCGAACCCGAGATTTTCCCATACCCGCTTCATGTGACTCAAATAATCTCTGCCATGCTACTCTATCATATGCAGATTTTTCTTCCTCTGAAGGGAACCTTGCTTTTGATACATTTGGGTTTGGAGGATCCGATAACCCGGGTATTGTATTCGGGTGTATGGAATCGAGCATTAGCACAAACTCCGATGGAGATGCCAATGCAACCGGGTTAATGGGTATGAATCTCGGGTCACTTTCATTTGTTTCTCAGCTCAAGATACCCAAATTCTCGTATTGTATATCGGGTTCGGATTTCTCAGGTATTTTACTTCTCGGAGGATCCAATTTCTCGTGGACTGGGTCGTTGAATTATACTCCTTTAGTTCAAATATCCACTCCTTTACCTTATTTTGATCGGGCTGCGTATACGATCCGACTCATGGAAATTAGGGTTTCGAATAAATCACTTAATTTGTCAGAAAGTGTGCTCGTTCCAGATCATACTGGAGCGGGCCAAACTATGTTTGATTTGGGTACTCAATTTACATTTTTACTTGGGCCTGTTTATAGTGCATTGAAAGAAGAGTTTCTTAATCAAACAAATAGTACATTACGAGTGTTGGACGATCCAAATTTTGCATTTGAAGTAGGAATGGATCTTTGTTTTCGGGTTCCATTGAACCAATCAAAATTACCCGAGATTCCGAGTGTTAGTTTGGTTTTCGATGGAGCTGAGATGAGGGTTTCGGGCGAACAACTTTTATATCGAGTACCTGGTCGAGTCGTAGGGAATGATTCGGTGTATTGCTTCACATTTGGGAACTCAGATCTACTAGGTGTAGAGTCATTCATCATTggacatcatcaacaacaaaatatgtGGATGGAATTTGATCTTGTGAAATCTAGGATTGGATTGGCTCATGTACGTTGTGATTTGGTGAGCCAAAAAGTGTTGGGCTTGGGATAG
- the LOC123889144 gene encoding uncharacterized protein LOC123889144: MASMSPLNTIVPNVTTISNNTKVSFGGSTSFSCNKIHNNNNEKIKNRSSSIVVSAVGDVSSDGTAFLVAGAIGIALVGTAFPIIFSRKDTCPECDGAGFVRKGGVTLRANAARKDQTQIVCARCDGLGKLNQVDK, from the exons ATGGCATCCATGTCTCCCTTAAACACTATCGTTCCCAATGTTACAACAATTTCCAACAACACTAAAGTTTCGTTTGGAGGCTCAACAAGTTTTTCATGTAACAagattcataataataataatgagaaGATTAAGAATAGATCTTCATCAATTGTTGTTTCAGCAGTTGGTGATGTATCTTCTGATGGTACAGCTTTTCTTGTTGCTGGTGCTATTGGAATTGCTCTTGTTGGAACTGCATTTCCTATCATCTTCTCTCGTAAAGACAC ATGCCCTGAATGTGATGGAGCTGGATTTGTTAGGAAAGGTGGTGTGACATTGAGAGCAAATGCAGCAAGAAAGGATCAAACTCAAATTGTTTGTGCTCGTTGTGATGGTTTGGGAAAACTTAACCAAGTTGACAAATAG